A region of the Drosophila subobscura isolate 14011-0131.10 chromosome J, UCBerk_Dsub_1.0, whole genome shotgun sequence genome:
TCTTAAAACCCGCCACTCGAAGATTGAATAGGGTGTAGGATATACCACGAGTATATAAAATAGGATAAATATCTAATATCTAATTGAGAGGTTTGAGATTTATTCTTCAAAgctttttatatatttattatgggGTTATTATATAAGAACCTCTTCGATCTATCCACCTGCTTCTCAGGAAAAATGTTGTATTTAATCATTCATTTGGTAATAGCCAATTTGTTTGATTCGTTAATTTTAAACTTTGTTTATGTTTACATGGAGGTAAACGCAGTGATTGGATTGTACTTTATTGGTGCCAAACTATTTGACCATATAAAGGTCCCTACAACATCGTTTCAAAAGGTTAATGGTCGCCCAGGGACAACGACATTGCTCCGGGGCGAAAAGGAAGTCAAGAAATAAGGAGATACGCCTAACTCCACGAAACGTGAGAGCGCGCGAGCAATCGATAAGGTACCTTCGTATGCAGTTCCAAAAGCTAAAACAGGCCAGGAACTTCCGCTAAAAATGGGAGGGGGCCTGCATCACGAAAGTTTCACCAGCGCTTCCGTTCCCGCCTGCAAAGCCTTGGGTTGTGGCCTGTGTCCGTCTgacttttccttctttctgaGTCTTAGCAGTGTTTCCTTCttgaaaacaaagaaaacataaaagcAATCCTAATTGCCTACTTCTGTTGCTGGGTCTCGTCCCAACctgttttcgcttttcatttgTGGTGCAAAGGAAATGTCcgtattttgattttaaacgAAAAGAACGAGgaagtatttttattttgggcACTAGACAAATGCAAGATTTCGGCACTCTTAAAAATCCTCCTCAACCTCTGTAGTGCACACataaaacaacatttaatattatttgatGTGCATTTGACTTGCTGAATTACTGGCTGATATACAATGAATAATAACGACTTtccctcaaggaaccaaaccaactttttctgaaaaaTAAGGGGCTCAGAAATAATCTcaagatatttttatttttctatgaaagaactttttttaatgaaacttAAAATAACTgctattttcttgttttgctttttttagaGGCAGCTAATCTTTTTTTCaaataacttaagtatcttacatctggttgtagtAACTTTGTCATTCTAAAAAGCTGATAAATCAGATGTAAGCCACTTAAGTTAtatgaaacgagaagggacgtgtgagacgcttcttacgcgtcacaacttttatacccggcactcggtactacatctgtacattaggttatttgtcaaattttacattttttcttcgtctgtcatctacatcaacaacactgctcacgccaacacgctcctttagctcgccaccctcccctatagacacacactgcagagtcgcggcagaggcagaggcagagacgtgtcagggggagaggccataaacagcgcgaagcagagtgtgaatgctgcgggacggggtggatttggccactgcaaattaatttcttcattgtggctataataatgatccaatcgtatcccaatttggtgatctgatagatatggtcattccctacggaatggcgtttttagttttctgctatcttcaaaattttagatttgggaggttttcgcccttttgcggaggcggaaggggacgtggctcatttttgaaatacacttgtaacagtgtgagcatacagaagtctggatgcaaaatttggtggctctagctcttatagtctctgagaactaggcgctcatcaggacggacagacggacagacagacatggctcaatcgactcggctattgatgctgatcaagaatatatatactttatggggtcggagacgttttcttctgtgcgttacatacaaccgttatccgcacaaatacaatataccctatttactcttcgagtaccgggtataaaaagaagcgctacctctaaaaacgcgctcaaaaatataccagacttaacaaattcttaaaaaaaagtgctgccataaataaacaaaatgatcatcaaaccatttctaagcccaaTATCTTTCAGAAGAAGTTAGTCTGGATCGAAACGGTAAAATCGTGTAAGTAGTGTTACTTGAATATCGACAAAAACCTTGCAGTCCCTCCCAGCTTCCCTCCCAGACAATACAACAAAGTAAGTATCAAAATCGTGggctaattgaattatttatgagATAGAAGAATTGGAAATAGGGATCagcttttaataaatcttccatccttagttagtcgtagaaaaatgcttggtgtaatttttatgcacaacttgatcaagggggatgtagacagccctgacttgttgagccgcgtaaactttacgattcccattagacccactagaaactatattcctttgttccttccaatgtgtagccctttagagtgttatgctcggattataattctctctatcacattatatcctcgactcactcccttcctcttcttaaatctcttatactagcctacctctcccgtagttaatttaatttttgactttgataattttgcttgcttagctatagttgctctagtttagttgtgtttagttctaattttcctcgaatattagcctaacatctatctttcctgcatgctcgcgaccggttcggttaatcgcgccgcgcgtcatgcggcagcgcccctcggtcggttgggcgggaggagggctgcgttctgctgggttccgcgcgtaacaggctttggcttagTGTCGCaggggccacttgatggtgcagtcattgcatatcaacgtccagacaaaatTATCCATTAGCCCTCAGAGAATGTAAAGTAAATGTTGGTTGAATAAGGCGAAATCAGTTcaaacgttcctcctcgtgcTTAATATGTtataggtacatacatatataactaATAAAAAACTAGTCCCacaattgcatttatttataaggGGAATTTCCCTCCAAAACTTAAGCAGTCGTCGTAAAAGCGCCGCAACAATTAATATGCACTTTACTTTTCCAGAACCGTCACGTAAGCGTAGACTCCGACAATCTTGAAATTAGCATGGAGTCGTCTAAATGCACGACATCCAAATTGTAGAACTGGAAAGTCATCTGACAGAGGTTGAAACCGATTTACTGGCTTCCAAGGAAAATGTAACTTTCTTTTAGGAGAAAATCAAGGATAAAGAAGAGAACATAAACGCTTTAAGAGTGTCCCTGGATCTGAAATCAGGATCTAAGAGCGGATATCAGCAAACTGGCAGCCACCACACAGATTCAAGAGAATAAGTTAACAGACTGgaagcagaacaaaaagtaGTAAGCGCACACGCTAGGCAATGAAAAATGATAATCCATCGAGATCCATCGAGCCAATTAGCCAACAAGACAACACCATTAAGCAGCTCAAGCTAAATGTTTCTGATCTGCATTAAATCCGAGATCAGATTTCAGATTAAGCTCAGATATGCTCAGGAGCAAAGCTTCTCTGGATTACTAAGGGAAAAGCATCACTCAAGCAGCCCTCAAAAAGGATTTGGATGATAAATTAGcaaaactggaactggaaagcaaatcaaagaagGCTTTAATAGGGGGTCACAAGTGAAAATTGGCCAGCTCGAGAACACCATAAAGCAGCTAAGACAGACGATCGTTGATCTGAAATCTGATCGCCAGAAAAACTTTTGGATTCCTACAAGACGCAACTGAAAGGGAGGGATCACCAAATGATCCTTCTGGAATTGCGAAGCAATGTGGAATCATGCTAGATGAAGGAAAAAGATTACCTCTTAAAGGAACAGGTgcatggatatatgtacatacatatttatgtactacataatttttattgcaacatatgtatgtatggatgtatgtatgtacatatgtacatatatacacttccatatatatatatatctatatgtaaatatacacttctgaaaatggaacaaaacTGCTATTAAGCTGATTACTTCAACAATCCATCTGGTCGTGTCGGAAATATATACTTACACGACGATTTTTTCATGCACTGTACTGGTATGTGATATTCATTCGACAACGTTACGGCCGCCAGCTTTTGAATACCAGATCCTGCCTCCACTTCAGCTGGCGTCTCGGTGTGTGACGGGAGCACAACGGCTCATCCTCCAAATACTCAGGATCAACTTGTCCTGGTCATCCTTTTCACGCCCAAAATTGCCGTCGAAGTTCCTAAAACTTGCTGACGAAGTTCATTTTATTGCCGTCGAAGTTCCTAAAATTCCCATATTCTGTTAAGCCACCCATAATCCCATTTATTATCCGCTATATTTTCAAACCTTTTCTTTCTATAATAGACACCGGTATTTTCTaccattttattttgaaaaatagccAAAAGAGCTCTGCGTGCAGCCATAATATAACTGTGGCGCCATCTAGTATGGCTGGCATTGCCGTCAGGTGTCGCCAGGAAGATGTGTAGTTAGACTGTAGAAACCTAACAATACATGTACCAATTCAACAAATCACGCTAgggtacaaatattttatttgccataaatGTTTGTTAGGAAGCATTTCACCATGGCTcaccacatacatatttgtagcCATAAGTCCATAAACAACTAAACAATTACACGACTCGACAAAATCCCACtttttatatccggtactcgaagagtaaatagggtatattgtatttgtgcgaataacggttgtatgtaactcacagaaggaaacatttccgaccccataaagtatatatgtacatatattcttgatcagcatcaatctgtccgtccgtcttgttgaacgcctggatctcagagactataaaagctagagccaccaaattttgcattcagacttctgtatgctcacactattacaagtgtatttcaaaaatgagccccgccccttccgcccccgcaaaagggcgaaaacctcccaaacctacaattttgaagataaagcaaaaccaaaaatgccattccgtagggaatgaccatatctgtcagatcaccaaattgggatccgattggatcatcattatagccagaatgaagaaattaatttgcagaggctacagagccacacactcaagtcatggcagaggcagagaaacggcagaggcagagaaacggcagaggcagatgccGCAAGAAACTTTTTGGGCATTTGAGTACTGGGCTGaacgaaaaagaagaaaaagtggATGAACTTTGTGGAATGCTGCTGAAGTAGCAGGGATTTTTTAAATGCACTTGAAACATTGTGTATCATTGTTTCTTTACTCCTTATAGAGAATTTTCTCTGAGAATTACGCACTCATCGGGACGGACAGAAgaacagacaaacagacaaacagacagacagctatTGATGTTGAACAAATTATTCACATAATGAGGTCGGAAATGATTCCTTCTGTGCATTACGCACAGCACTTCGACCACAAATCTGATATATTCCTTAACTCTTTGAGTCCCGGCTATAAAAAGCACCCACAACACAGAATGGAGAGAGCAGATGGTGATATGTTTCATAATTATGTGTATTTATAAgcagaaattataaaaatggTCTTAAAAGCGATAATTCAATGGCTGTAAATCCTCTTTAAGGACATGCACGTGCTACTGCTGGTTGCTCAATTGTATATTCCAACTTTGTCGTAGTCCATGTTGTCAATGTgatttttcagttttcttgGTGCCCAAACCAAACCAGTCGTGCTTGAAGTAGGCTTTCGGTAGCGGCAAGCAATTGTGGTGCAGTTCTATGGCGTCTTCTTCAATGTGCCACACCATGAAGCCACGTCCACAATCGATTCGTTTATGCAATGCGAACTGAACGCGATCGCCGAAACGCGACTTGCATTTTCGGCATTCGAACACTCGATCCTGTCCATCAGCACGAAGGAACTTGCGTACATTCCTGATTGCCTGTAGGCCCTGGAAATTACCCGCTATATCGGAGTGTATGAGGAATGTAGGTGTGTTGTCGACATCATCATTGCGGAGTATATAAGGAACTGCGTAGAGTTCTTTGGTGCTGGTACAGACGCGGAAGCAATAAAAATTCGCTTGCAAAGCATCCGGCAAGAGCCCAACATTGAATTTATGACTGGGACTCTGACAGATCTGGGCTAGGGCTGTATCTATGTGTGCCCGATTATCGGTTCCAATATCAGAGTTCTTTACACGATACTGGAGAGGCAGCCTAGCGGTGGATCGCCACTGGACCGATATAGGACTAACATGACGTTTCACCGTGACTTTCATTCGTTTAATGACGCAAGCCTCCAGGGGAacgcgctgctgcagcaataCATAATTGCTTATCTTCTCCAGCAACATGGAAAAGAGCATATCAACAGATTCCACGATGTCTAGGTGGTGTTCGACGCTCATCGCAGTACTCTCGTAATACATTCTCTCCTTTTTCACGTTCACATAAAATCCAATGGTCACCTCCAACTTGGCGGCCCCAAAGCTAAGAAATCGCAGCAGTTGGGGCACTGCCTCCATTCCAGCCTCTAATAGGAAGTCATTTGTTCTGCCAGAGACGCTCCCATTGCATAGCATAAACGCTTCTATTCGCTCCGTCTCGATTCGCTTCAAAAGCAGTCTCTCGACGGGACTCATTTTGATTTGGTGGCTCGTTCCGGCACCATAGTCATTATTCCAGTGCTGGCTGTAGGGCTCTCTGGTCTCCACACAACTCTTACAGGTGGGACAATCCGTTTGTAAATCGTTGATAAATCGTTGATGGTGGAAGACGCGTGAATCGCCAATTGTCTCGAAGATGAAGCGGGAGTAAGCTCGTCGCAGCATGGTTAGGATTTTACTGATGCTATGTATAACTTCTTAAGgctttatatatgtatgatcTTAAGGAGTGAATCAGGCGGACTACTAAACGACATCTGACAGCTGTGAATCCAATATGTGGATGGACAGGTATGGAACACCAAAAAGGGTACATCATAAAAAATCTTGATCTGGGGATCTCTTAACAGTCCTTGGGAACCAGGTGCATGTACCAATAGGGGCTAGCATGGCTATAAGTAGCGACTGGTCTATACAATATTACCTACTTTGTCTCCTTAAAATGGTTTTACCTGTGCTCCGTGTGTACCGGGTTTCTCGGAACGATGACCAAGAGGATTATCAAGAATACTTATACTtaagcccagtactcagatgcgcaattttttttctcccaTACAAACGATTAGAAATTAAccctgtttttttgttcgacAGAATATTTTGCCGCAAGAATTTTACAGTTCAGTTCAGAatcagcagaaaatattcCAGAAATCTAGCCGATTAAATACTTCCGGAGCGAAAGATGCAATTCTTTTATCTTTGGTAGACAGAATCAAGAAACGAGGGCTAGAAAAGAGCATTAAATGAAGACGATTTAAAACGTATTAATGCAGTCGACGTATACTCGGTACTCGttttatcaatttataaaGACATAAAACCCttgtttattgaatttctGTCCCGCCGGAACGGACTTATTCAATAATGCCGTGGCCTCTGTATGCATTGTTGTCCTCCAAGCTCGATATCCACTCTGAAAAAACACACTCCTCCTgctttcacacaaaatttgaatttttaacggatttcattttgtaaacatCCACAAAAACAGTGTACCCAGAGATCTTGCACTTTTCGCACTTTGGTCATACTGGGCACAGAGCAAAATATATAGGTAGCACTTACTGTCGCAAGAAAATTAGCTGAGTTCTGGTCTTTAACTTAGAAACTTACTTTTGCTCTCAATAGTGGAATGATGGGATTTCAGCCCTAGTCGATGACTATCGATTATATCGATTGTAGTCCATCTCTATTGTGAGTTACCgacaaatttttgtttacaaaaaatCGCCATGAATCCATTGGATAAAATACACGCTCTAGACGAAATTGAGAAAGAAATCATTCTCTGCATGCAGAGTGCAGGTAAATAGCCAGCCGGCGGCTATAAGTATACCAGCTTATCATACTTATCTTTACAGGGCAAGCTCTGCAGGAACTTGGCAAAGAGAAGTCGTCGCAAAAGAATGCCGAAACGCAGTCGCAGCAATTTCTCAAGAGTTTGTCCAGTGTCGAATCGAAACTTTCGGAACAAATAAACTACCTAACACAAGTGTCCACCGGACAGCCTCACGAGGGCTCTGGCTACGCGTCAGCAAAGGTGCTTCAAATGGCCTGGCACCGCATCCAGCATGCCCGATCGCGAGTCCGTGAGCTGGAGGAGACGAAGGCCAAGCATTCGCACGCCGCaaggcaacagcagaagcggcagcaagaACATgccgccgcccagcagcaacagcagcaggctgcagcagccgttgcccagcagcagcagcaacaacagcaacaggcaggTGGCGGCGTGGGTGTCTCATCGGGTGGCGACTCTAGTGGAGTTGGTGGCGATGCATCGGCTGGAATGTCCACTAACTGAACATACAATAAAAAGTCTAGGATAAAGTGCGAATGCAAGTACTCCAAGGTTAGTTGGGAGGACCCGAAACCAGATCGGGCATTTCTCTGATTTCACTCATAAGGAGTATAATTATATTAAGCAatgttacacacacacatcaactCTCTCGAGCATTTTATTGaatacaatttacaaattagaaaaatgtataaatgctGCTGCGCGTGTCCGCTTTCAGATTCAATGAAGAAGTTCGCCATATGGAATGCGATTTTTGGCCTACTCTCGATAAACTGGGCATATAGAATAATGGCGACGTCAGGTAAATATTGGTAATGCAGACATACCTAATCAGACTTGAAAAATCCCTTGGGCATGCTTCAAAAGGCGACCATTTTTTTAAGGCTGGATGTGTGCATATGGTTGGCTCCGTTTTGCTTATAATTTCGGGAATATTGATCCGCGTTGGCATATTTAAAGTGAGAATTGAACTTTCACTACCGATAATGGTAgcttaattacattttaagaTATCTACCCTCAGGAAAGGAAGGCTATTTACTGTGTTGGGCTCTGCTTGACCAATTTTGGGCCCATTGTCATGAGCTACTTTTTGTTTCCGATTGGTAAGTTTGTTACCTTGCCACCAAATGGATTTTCTTCTGCATTAATATGGCTTTTAGTTATACAGATGGTATTTCTCATTAAGGGCATTGCCTTTTACAAGAAATGGAATGAAGAATTGGTAGAATGTTAGAAAGCCTGAACCTCACGGAGAGACATGTTTCCAGCGTGATATTTTATTGTTCTGTTCTAATAGAtagtcaaaaaaaaagaaacttaaACTCGATACCCTCTGCTTAACACAAGTACTTGTAGGCAGAATAAGAATAATAATTACATCTGACTAGGCAAAATTATTCCCTTTTCTGTATCCTCCCTGGTGCTTGCTCCGATGCCAAAGAATTGGTTCTCACACACATAGCGTACGCACTGCAGCAGGACATTGCGCTCATGCCGAATATCGGAGGCCAACAACTTGGAGAGCATTGTGTTCGGTTTTGTCGTTTTACGAGCTCGCTTGTAGTTAAGGCTAGAAAAACGCTTCTGTGCCTTCGCAGCCGTTGGTTTTGGGGAGGGTCGAGGTTTCGGTGTTATGAATTCAGTTGGGTGTATAGCCGGCTCGGCTATTGATTCGATTACACGTTGAATGGGCGCTTCATCGGGTGCGTCCTCAGAAGAGCTGTAATTTTCCTTGATCAGATCCTCAGAACTCATGGGACACTCCTCGATAGTTTCAAAGGAGTTCATTTGGACAACTGTATTTGGGACTAACGGATCATCCCTTGAAATTTCATTCTTCACAGTGCTGCACTCTGTCTCCCGTTGGGGACttctctgcccctgccattGCTTGTTTTCCTCAGACTCAATCTCGCTGTCTTCACTACCCGAGCCATACATTCCCAAGAGGCCACATAGAGCATTTTTATTCTGCTGTCCGTTGTCTTTGGAATGCTCGTAGTTCACCATCTGTCCCGTTCCACGAAACATGGGCA
Encoded here:
- the LOC117894018 gene encoding protein terminus, with the translated sequence MLRRAYSRFIFETIGDSRVFHHQRFINDLQTDCPTCKSCVETREPYSQHWNNDYGAGTSHQIKMSPVERLLLKRIETERIEAFMLCNGSVSGRTNDFLLEAGMEAVPQLLRFLSFGAAKLEVTIGFYVNVKKERMYYESTAMSVEHHLDIVESVDMLFSMLLEKISNYVLLQQRVPLEACVIKRMKVTVKRHVSPISVQWRSTARLPLQYRVKNSDIGTDNRAHIDTALAQICQSPSHKFNVGLLPDALQANFYCFRVCTSTKELYAVPYILRNDDVDNTPTFLIHSDIAGNFQGLQAIRNVRKFLRADGQDRVFECRKCKSRFGDRVQFALHKRIDCGRGFMVWHIEEDAIELHHNCLPLPKAYFKHDWFGLGTKKTEKSH
- the LOC117894333 gene encoding mediator of RNA polymerase II transcription subunit 11; this encodes MNPLDKIHALDEIEKEIILCMQSAGQALQELGKEKSSQKNAETQSQQFLKSLSSVESKLSEQINYLTQVSTGQPHEGSGYASAKVLQMAWHRIQHARSRVRELEETKAKHSHAARQQQKRQQEHAAAQQQQQQAAAAVAQQQQQQQQQAGGGVGVSSGGDSSGVGGDASAGMSTN